A window of Thermococcus sp. genomic DNA:
GAACCAGGAGGAGGCCAAAAAACTTGAGAATGAAGTTAAGGAAGCCTTAGCACAGCGTTACAGGGGGAGCTGAATGGAGCTTGTCCTGGATTTTAACGTGGTCTTCTCGGCGCTTTACGGGGGAAAGGTTTCAATAGAACTCTTCATGCTAAACCATGTTCTCAGAGAAATAACGTTTCTTGTTCCCTCCTACTTCTGGGAGGAGCTTGATAGAAAGCGGGAAAAGTTAATGAATATAACGAGGCTCTCCGAAAACGAGCTTGATTTTGTCCTGAGGATAATAAAATCCCAGACTATCGAAGTTCCTGTTGAAGTATTCTCTGAAAAACTTAATGAAGCTGAAAGGCTCTCACCCGACCCGAAGGACGTTCCTTACGTTGCCCTCGCACTGGCCTTGGGAGTTCCCATTCTAACCGGCGACCTCAAACTCAGGAAGGGACTAGAAGGTAAGCTTAGGGTGTATTCACCCTCCGAACTGCTGGACATCCTGAAGGAGATGTGATGATATGAACGCCGAAGAACTCCTCCAAAAACTCGAAAGGTTCGGAATAACCCTAAAGGACATGCTCGACACAGCGATGGAACTCTACGTTGGGGAAGA
This region includes:
- a CDS encoding PIN domain-containing protein, which encodes MELVLDFNVVFSALYGGKVSIELFMLNHVLREITFLVPSYFWEELDRKREKLMNITRLSENELDFVLRIIKSQTIEVPVEVFSEKLNEAERLSPDPKDVPYVALALALGVPILTGDLKLRKGLEGKLRVYSPSELLDILKEM